The following are from one region of the Camelus ferus isolate YT-003-E chromosome 13, BCGSAC_Cfer_1.0, whole genome shotgun sequence genome:
- the ZBTB48 gene encoding telomere zinc finger-associated protein isoform X2 yields MDGSFVQHSVRVLQELNKQRERGQYCDATLDVGGLVFKAHWSVLACCSHFFQSLYGDGSGGSVVLPAGFAEIFGLLLDFFYTGHLALTSGNRDQVLLAARELRVPEAVELCQSFKPKTSVGQAPSVRSGLGKPAPQDVNSHLKEPSGLEEEEVSRTLGQVPKDQELSSSLSPQRPQLGLPAQCESPSFLHGKLRQALKLCPPEDKESEDCKVPSRPFEAEGVQLQGGSNEWEVVVQVEDDGDADYVSETETVPARRKANVLRKPCAAEPALSAGSLAAEPAENRKGTAVPVECPTCHKKFLSKYYLKVHNRKHTGEKPFECPKCGKCYFRKENLLEHEARNCMNRSEQVFTCSVCQETFRRRMELRVHMVSHTGEMPYKCSSCSQQFMQKKDLQSHMIKLHGAPKPHACPTCAKCFLSRTELQLHEAFKHRGEKLFVCEECGHRASSRNGLQMHIKAKHRNERPYVCEFCSHAFTQKANLNMHLRTHTGEKPFQCHLCGKTFRTQASLDKHNRTHTGERPFSCEFCEQRFTEKGPLLRHVASRHQEGRPHFCQICGKTFKAVEQLRVHVRRHKGVRKFECTECGYKFTRQAHLRRHMEIHDRVENYNPRQRKLRNLVIEDEKVVVVALQPPAELEVGSAEVIVESLAQGGLASQLPGRRLCADHSFAGPSAMEPSLIITATVPEDCDT; encoded by the exons ATGGACGGCTCCTTCGTCCAGCACAGTGTGAGGGTTCTGCAGGAGCTCAACAAGCAGCGGGAGAGGGGCCAATACTGCGATGCCACCCTGGATGTGGGGGGCCTGGTGTTCAAGGCGCACTGGAGTGTTTTGGCCTGCTGCAGCCACTTCTTCCAGAGTCTCTACGGGGATGGCTCAGGGGGCAGTGTCGTCCTCCCTGCTGGCTTTGCAGAGATCTTTGGCCTCCTGTTGGACTTTTTCTACACTGGTCACCTTGCCCTCACCTCAGGGAACCGGGATCAGGTGCTTCTGGCAGCCAGGGAGCTGCGGGTGCCTGAGGCTGTAGAGCTGTGCCAGAGCTTCAAGCCCAAAACCTCAGTGGGACAGGCGCCAAGTGTCCGGAGTGGGCTGGGGAAACCTGCCCCCCAGGATGTGAACAGCCACCTCAAGGAGCCCTCAGgcttggaggaagaggaagtttCAAGGACTCTGGGTCAAGTCCCCAAGGATCAGGAGCTCAGCAGCAGTCTTAGCCCCCAGAGGCCTCAGCTTGGTCTCCCTGCTCAGTGTGAgagcccctccttcctccatggGAAACTCAGGCAGGCCCTGAAGCTTTGTCCCCCTGAGGACAAGGAGTCTGAGGATTGCAAAGTGCCCTCCAGGCCCTTTGAGGCTGAAGGTGTCCAGCTGCAGGGCGGGAGTAATGAG TGGGAAGTGGTGGTTCAAGTTGAGGATGACGGGGATGCCGATTACGTTTCTGAGACTGAGACTGTGCCAGCCAGGAGGAAAGCGAACGTACTCAGAAAGCCCTGTGCTGCCGAGCCGGCCCTGAGCGCAGGTTCCCTGGCAGCCGAGCCTGCTGAGAACAGAAAAGGTACAGCGGTGCCGGTTGAATGCCCCACATGTCATAAAAAGTTCCTCAGCAAATATTATCTAAAAGTTCACAACAG GAAacacactggggagaaaccctTCGAGTGTCCCAAATGTGGAAAATGTTACTTTCGGAAGGAGAACCTCCTAGAGCATGAAGCCCGGAACTGCATGAACCGCTCGGAACAG GTCTTCACCTGCTCCGTGTGCCAGGAGACCTTCCGCCGGAGGATGGAGCTGCGGGTGCACATGGTGTCCCACACAGGGGAGATGCCCTACAAG TGTTCCTCCTGCTCCCAGCAGTTCATGCAGAAGAAGGACCTGCAGAGCCACATGATCAAGCTTCATGGAGCCCCCAAGCCCCACGCC TGTCCCACCTGTGCCAAGTGCTTCTTGTCCCGAACGGAACTGCAGCTGCACGAGGCTTTCAAGCACCGTGGGGAGAAGCTGTTCGTGTGTGAGGAGTGTGGGCACCGGGCGTCAAGTCGGAACGGCCTGCAGATGCACATCAAGGCCAAGCACAG GAACGAGAGGCCGTACGTCTGTGAGTTCTGCAGCCACGCCTTCACCCAGAAGGCCAACCTCAACATGCACCTGCGCACGCACACGGGCGAGAAGCCCTTCCAGTGCCACCTCTGTGGCAAGACCTTCCGCACCCAAG CCAGTCTGGACAAGCACAACCGCACCCACACCGGCGAGAGGCCCTTCAGCTGTGAGTTCTGTGAGCAGCGCTTCACGGAGAAGGGGCCCCTGCTGAGGCACGTGGCCAGCCGCCACCAGGAGGGCCGGCCCCACTTCTGCCAGATCTGTGGGAAGACCTTCAAAG CAGTGGAGCAGCTGCGTGTGCACGTGAGAAGGCACAAGGGGGTTCGCAAGTTCGAGTGCACCGAATGTGGCTACAAGTTCACCCGGCAG GCTCACCTGCGGAGGCACATGGAGATCCATGACCGGGTGGAGAACTACAACCCACGGCAGCGCAAGCTCCGCAACCTGGTCATCGAGGAcgagaaggtggtggtggtggcgctGCAGCCACCAGCTGAGCTGGAGGTGGGCTCAGCCGAGGTCATCGTGGAGTCCCTGGCCCAGGGTGGCCTGGCTTCCCAGCTGCCTGGCCGGAGGCTGTGTGCAGATCACAGCTTCGCAGGCCCGAGCGCCATGGAGCCCTCGCTCATCATCACGGCCACCGTCCCCGAGGACTGTGACACGTAG
- the ZBTB48 gene encoding telomere zinc finger-associated protein isoform X1 yields the protein MDGSFVQHSVRVLQELNKQRERGQYCDATLDVGGLVFKAHWSVLACCSHFFQSLYGDGSGGSVVLPAGFAEIFGLLLDFFYTGHLALTSGNRDQVLLAARELRVPEAVELCQSFKPKTSVGQAPSVRSGLGKPAPQDVNSHLKEPSGLEEEEVSRTLGQVPKDQELSSSLSPQRPQLGLPAQCESPSFLHGKLRQALKLCPPEDKESEDCKVPSRPFEAEGVQLQGGSNEVLCSGCWKGGGRSGEKRLTLSWDNLDPKWEVVVQVEDDGDADYVSETETVPARRKANVLRKPCAAEPALSAGSLAAEPAENRKGTAVPVECPTCHKKFLSKYYLKVHNSRKHTGEKPFECPKCGKCYFRKENLLEHEARNCMNRSEQVFTCSVCQETFRRRMELRVHMVSHTGEMPYKCSSCSQQFMQKKDLQSHMIKLHGAPKPHACPTCAKCFLSRTELQLHEAFKHRGEKLFVCEECGHRASSRNGLQMHIKAKHRNERPYVCEFCSHAFTQKANLNMHLRTHTGEKPFQCHLCGKTFRTQASLDKHNRTHTGERPFSCEFCEQRFTEKGPLLRHVASRHQEGRPHFCQICGKTFKAVEQLRVHVRRHKGVRKFECTECGYKFTRQAHLRRHMEIHDRVENYNPRQRKLRNLVIEDEKVVVVALQPPAELEVGSAEVIVESLAQGGLASQLPGRRLCADHSFAGPSAMEPSLIITATVPEDCDT from the exons ATGGACGGCTCCTTCGTCCAGCACAGTGTGAGGGTTCTGCAGGAGCTCAACAAGCAGCGGGAGAGGGGCCAATACTGCGATGCCACCCTGGATGTGGGGGGCCTGGTGTTCAAGGCGCACTGGAGTGTTTTGGCCTGCTGCAGCCACTTCTTCCAGAGTCTCTACGGGGATGGCTCAGGGGGCAGTGTCGTCCTCCCTGCTGGCTTTGCAGAGATCTTTGGCCTCCTGTTGGACTTTTTCTACACTGGTCACCTTGCCCTCACCTCAGGGAACCGGGATCAGGTGCTTCTGGCAGCCAGGGAGCTGCGGGTGCCTGAGGCTGTAGAGCTGTGCCAGAGCTTCAAGCCCAAAACCTCAGTGGGACAGGCGCCAAGTGTCCGGAGTGGGCTGGGGAAACCTGCCCCCCAGGATGTGAACAGCCACCTCAAGGAGCCCTCAGgcttggaggaagaggaagtttCAAGGACTCTGGGTCAAGTCCCCAAGGATCAGGAGCTCAGCAGCAGTCTTAGCCCCCAGAGGCCTCAGCTTGGTCTCCCTGCTCAGTGTGAgagcccctccttcctccatggGAAACTCAGGCAGGCCCTGAAGCTTTGTCCCCCTGAGGACAAGGAGTCTGAGGATTGCAAAGTGCCCTCCAGGCCCTTTGAGGCTGAAGGTGTCCAGCTGCAGGGCGGGAGTAATGAGGTATTGTGCTCAGGGTGCTGGAAAGGGGGAGGCAGGAGTGGAGAGAAGAGACTGACACTTTCCTGGGATAATCTGGACCCTAAG TGGGAAGTGGTGGTTCAAGTTGAGGATGACGGGGATGCCGATTACGTTTCTGAGACTGAGACTGTGCCAGCCAGGAGGAAAGCGAACGTACTCAGAAAGCCCTGTGCTGCCGAGCCGGCCCTGAGCGCAGGTTCCCTGGCAGCCGAGCCTGCTGAGAACAGAAAAGGTACAGCGGTGCCGGTTGAATGCCCCACATGTCATAAAAAGTTCCTCAGCAAATATTATCTAAAAGTTCACAACAG CAGGAAacacactggggagaaaccctTCGAGTGTCCCAAATGTGGAAAATGTTACTTTCGGAAGGAGAACCTCCTAGAGCATGAAGCCCGGAACTGCATGAACCGCTCGGAACAG GTCTTCACCTGCTCCGTGTGCCAGGAGACCTTCCGCCGGAGGATGGAGCTGCGGGTGCACATGGTGTCCCACACAGGGGAGATGCCCTACAAG TGTTCCTCCTGCTCCCAGCAGTTCATGCAGAAGAAGGACCTGCAGAGCCACATGATCAAGCTTCATGGAGCCCCCAAGCCCCACGCC TGTCCCACCTGTGCCAAGTGCTTCTTGTCCCGAACGGAACTGCAGCTGCACGAGGCTTTCAAGCACCGTGGGGAGAAGCTGTTCGTGTGTGAGGAGTGTGGGCACCGGGCGTCAAGTCGGAACGGCCTGCAGATGCACATCAAGGCCAAGCACAG GAACGAGAGGCCGTACGTCTGTGAGTTCTGCAGCCACGCCTTCACCCAGAAGGCCAACCTCAACATGCACCTGCGCACGCACACGGGCGAGAAGCCCTTCCAGTGCCACCTCTGTGGCAAGACCTTCCGCACCCAAG CCAGTCTGGACAAGCACAACCGCACCCACACCGGCGAGAGGCCCTTCAGCTGTGAGTTCTGTGAGCAGCGCTTCACGGAGAAGGGGCCCCTGCTGAGGCACGTGGCCAGCCGCCACCAGGAGGGCCGGCCCCACTTCTGCCAGATCTGTGGGAAGACCTTCAAAG CAGTGGAGCAGCTGCGTGTGCACGTGAGAAGGCACAAGGGGGTTCGCAAGTTCGAGTGCACCGAATGTGGCTACAAGTTCACCCGGCAG GCTCACCTGCGGAGGCACATGGAGATCCATGACCGGGTGGAGAACTACAACCCACGGCAGCGCAAGCTCCGCAACCTGGTCATCGAGGAcgagaaggtggtggtggtggcgctGCAGCCACCAGCTGAGCTGGAGGTGGGCTCAGCCGAGGTCATCGTGGAGTCCCTGGCCCAGGGTGGCCTGGCTTCCCAGCTGCCTGGCCGGAGGCTGTGTGCAGATCACAGCTTCGCAGGCCCGAGCGCCATGGAGCCCTCGCTCATCATCACGGCCACCGTCCCCGAGGACTGTGACACGTAG